From a single Brassica rapa cultivar Chiifu-401-42 chromosome A01, CAAS_Brap_v3.01, whole genome shotgun sequence genomic region:
- the LOC103857948 gene encoding uncharacterized protein LOC103857948 → MEKVSAACAMDWSIKLEKALRSKNPVRAVEAILETGEKLQQWSKEPEPGTAVYSLFGLVPEEDRLFLNTMLLRLVDAFCYGDKLVKVAVVRVFMSVFKLSRGKSKSECEIWFLSKAKVQNHLEMLKRVKSVYDKGDTEAKALALILFGCWRDFASEFAPVRFLIFTSLVSSHDLEVRSSLFAAGCFCEVADDFALVVLGMLNDMVKFPELMPKTRLAAVRVFAKMGSSHAIANRAFKICMTLMMESSKDDSLVPFLVSLTKLASRYSHLASELAKVIMPFLGEDKSSHVPAAVLRCLQFLIKRGMCFSLVHVTDTAKFSSLLKQAELSPDMQLKALQIFQKILVYKLCLADASELNQLVALVENASQSQIFSSSCLAISILVGIWKEIVRTAEIRSIDVSSTSLPLQLVVLVMDRLTSLAQLCSDPCQVDFALVGEVQDLFNVLHLLVGKQSEVRLLVLDKVRLFLVNLTDGLRKPDGAHELLLGVINYKSKRGVVVRSELLASIHKFLIVFLENVECDNKSVLSQVYEKVKRVTECVRSCTFFDCHTQMIFTLLLHSPVLWGSNNDADGDSGVSLVDDMFNYGIVSLECSTQIIAERNYWPAYRAGVYAARLGAWVTSALIFDKLKTNVQSDINSFWLKSLTYLSHAEGKLQLLLMPKLVSWLRSNSYLPELSKDASGEFAHCVALHEAYMNLQSSLGMLGNIKASSEVFCFQTWFLVLKTRVMETVIDLVECLGLLNQDVCNKKQVTGCNSLKQLPRISIQLQKLAKEFDMLETCFVDIDSSSSSIISTLSLSCSVLAFAAGVVIFIPRFSFHETLPPFTSQIGVCSRLVQDLVQRLWKVDPKICELLSMLVKENESQSCSHVQPRNQVLKVCNKVKMLLSVCRDVLACIHGLQNWSNSMQEEDIMSGIMSEFNKSCRNLLSQAVMKWMQIPFGIPKYFFNIRPCVGAELFALSSDRSKSSPDAMSVEQGFQLSLDLCLQLKNIQQPRVPVRLTKLYCLLYTKLAYHTPTQHGETKRNQKSYSPWRDEDLVEMSGKLFHHAVTKSGKKPEVSGRFDWSIGVSAVVQFQPNERGQGFSSCLLDVSRFPIGSYQIKWLSGCIDQHGSYWNLLPLSGKLVFTVKKAS, encoded by the exons ATGGAGAAGGTTTCAGCAGCTTGCGCCATGGATTGGAGCATCAAGCTCGAGAAAGCCCTTCGTTCTAAAAACCCAG TTAGAGCTGTTGAAGCCATCTTGGAGACTGGTGAGAAGCTTCAACAGTGGAGCAAAGAACCAGAGCCTGGAACTGCAGTTTACAGTTTATTTGGTTTGGTTCCTGAAGAAGATAGGCTGTTTTTAAACACTATGCTACTGAGGCTAGTTGATGCGTTTTGCTATGGGGATAAGCTTGTTAAGGTTGCTGTTGTTCGGGTGTTTATGTCTGTGTTCAAGCTAAGCCGAGGGAAGAGTAAAAGCGAATGTGAAATTTGGTTTTTGTCAAAGGCTAAGGTGCAGAACCACTTGGAAATGCTTAAACGAGTGAAGAGTGTTTATGACAAGGGTGATACTGAGGCTAAAGCTTTGGCTTTGATTCTGTTTGGTTGTTGGAGAGATTTCGCTAGCGAGTTTGCTCCGGTTCGGTTCTTGATTTTCACCAGTTTGGTTTCTTCACATGATCTGGAG GTAAGATCATCTCTGTTTGCTGCAGGTTGCTTTTGTGAAGTAGCAGATGACTTTGCATTGGTTGTTTTGGGGATGTTAAATGACATGGTGAAGTTCCCGGAGCTAATGCCAAAGACCAGGTTAGCTGCTGTGCGAGTTTTTGCAAAAATGGGATCCTCACATGCAATTGCTAATAGAGCCTTCAAG ATCTGTATGACGCTAATGATGGAGTCTTCAAAAGACGACAGTTTGGTTCCCTTCCTTGTTTCCTTGACTAAGCTTGCTTCAAGATATAGTCATCTTGCTTCTGAACTG GCAAAGGTTATCATGCCATTTCTAGGTGAAGACAAGAGCTCTCATGTTCCAGCTGCGGTACTAAGATGTCTCCAATTTCTCATTAAAAGAGGGATGTGCTTCTCTCTTGTCCATGTAACCGACACTGCAAAATTTTCCAGCTTACTAAAACAAGCAGAGCTCTCACCAGATATGCAGCTTAAAGCTCTTCAAATTTTTCAAAAG ATACTTGTCTACAAACTTTGTTTGGCTGATGCGTCTGAATTGAATCAGCTCGTAGCTTTAGTTGAGAATGCATCTCAATCTCAGATCTTCTCAAGCAGCTGTTTAGCTATCAGTATTTTGGTGGGTATCTGGAAAGAAATAGTCCGGACAGCAGAAATAAGATCAATTGACGTATCTTCAACGTCTCTTCCTCTGCAGCTCGTTGTATTAGTCATGGACAGGCTTACCTCACTGGCACAATTATGTTCTGATCCCTGTCAAGTTGACTTTGCGCTAGTTGGTGAGGTTCAAGACCTCTTCAATGTTCTCCACCTGTTAGTCGGAAAACAATCTGAAGTGAGGCTGCTAGTGCTCGACAAAGTCAGGTTATTCCTAGTGAACTTAACGGATGGCTTAAGAAAACCAGATGGAGCTCATGAACTACTGCTAGGTGTTATCAATTATAAAAGTAAAAGAGGGGTTGTCGTGAGGTCAGAGCTTTTAGCATCAATACACAAGTTCCTGATAGTGTTCTTGGAGAATGTCGAGTGTGATAATAAATCTGTTCTGTCTCAAGTTTATGAAAAGGTGAAGCGTGTCACTGAGTGTGTGCGTTCGTGCACCTTCTTTGATTGCCACACACAGATGATATTCACTTTGCTATTACACTCACCAGTTCTTTGGGGAAGCAATAATGATGCAGATGGAGATTCAGGCGTCTCACTTGTTGATGATATGTTTAACTATGGAATCGTTTCTCTTGAATGTTCGACTCAGATTATAGCGGAGAGAAACTACTGGCCTGCTTATAGAGCTGGAGTTTACGCAGCACGTTTGGGTGCATGGGTCACATCTGCCTTGATTTTTGACAAGCTCAAGACCAACGTCCAGTCTGATATTAACTCTTTCTGGTTAAAGTCATTAACCTATTTATCTCATGCTGAAGGGAAGTTGCAACTGCTTCTCATGCCCAAGTTAGTTAGTTGGTTGAGAAGTAACAGTTATTTACCAGAACTCTCCAAAGATGCATCTGGAGAGTTTGCTCACTGCGTAGCTCTTCATGAAGCGTATATGAATTTACAGTCGTCACTGGGAATGTTGGGGAATATTAAAGCGTCGAGTGAAGTGTTCTGTTTCCAAACGTGGTTCTTGGTTCTAAAGACTCGGGTAATGGAAACTGTGATTGATCTCGTTGAATGCCTCGGGCTGCTTAACCAAGATGTCTGCAACAAGAAGCAGGTGACTGGTTGTAATTCTCTGAAACAGCTTCCTCGTATCTCTATTCAGCTTCAAAAGTTGGCGAAGGAGTTTGATATGTTAGAGACGTGTTTTGTTGACATAGACAGTAGCAGCTCTAGCATCATCTCAACTCTCTCACTTAGCTGTTCAGTTCTGGCTTTTGCTGCTGGAGTTGTCATCTTTATCCCACGTTTTTCGTTTCATGAAACTTTGCCTCCTTTCACTTCACAGATTGGTGTTTGCTCGAGGCTTGTACAAGATTTAGTTCAAAGGCTGTGGAAGGTGGATCCTAAGATCTGCGAATTGCTTAGTATGCTCGTGAAGGAAAACGAATCACAAAGCTGTTCCCACGTGCAGCCTAGGAATCAAGTACTTAAAGTCTGTAACAAAGTGAAGATGCTGCTATCTGTTTGCAGAGATGTTCTTGCATGCATACATGGATTGCAGAACTGGTCTAATTCAATGCAAGAAGAGGACATTATGTCGGGAATTATGTCCGAGTTTAATAAAAGTTGCCGGAATCTACTTTCACAAGCAGTTATGAAATGGATGCAGATTCCTTTTGGCATTCCAAAGTACTTCTTTAATATAAG GCCTTGTGTTGGCGCTGAGCTATTTGCTCTTAGTTCAGACAGAAGCAAGAGTAGTCCTGATGCAATGTCAGTGGAACAAGGCTTTCAACTGTCACTGGATCTTTGTCTTCAGTTGAAAAACATACAACAACCAAGAGTCCCTGTTCGACTCACAAAACTGTATTGCCTCCTCTATACTAAACTAGCTTATCACACTCCGACTCAGCACGGTGAAACCAAAAGAAACCAAAAGTCTTATTCTCCTTGGAGAGATGAAGATCTGGTAGAAATGAGTGGCAAGCTGTTTCATCATGCTGTTACAAAGTCTGGTAAGAAGCCTGAGGTTTCAGGTCGATTTGATTGGAGCATTGGTGTCTCTGCGGTTGTGCAGTTCCAACCAAATGAGAGAGGACAAGGGTTTTCGAGCTGCTTGCTAGATGTTTCTCGTTTCCCAATTGGTTCGTATCAGATAAAATGGCTAAGCGGTTGCATTGATCAGCACGGTTCTTACTGGAATCTCTTACCTCTCAGTGGCAAACTTGTGTTTACCGTTAAGAAAGCTTCTTGA